One genomic segment of Helianthus annuus cultivar XRQ/B chromosome 14, HanXRQr2.0-SUNRISE, whole genome shotgun sequence includes these proteins:
- the LOC110907416 gene encoding uncharacterized mitochondrial protein AtMg00810-like translates to MEDLKPAGTPLAQNHGITPDGTGEHVEPSLYRAMIGSLMYLTASRPDIMYPTCLLARYQCNPKVSHMMAVKRIFHYLKGCPDTGLWYPKDDNFTLIAFSDSDHGGCKIDAKSTSTGCQFLGNRLVTWQCKKANLCSYFNL, encoded by the coding sequence ATGGAAGACTTGAAGCCTGCGGGAACTCCTCTGGCtcagaatcatggaattactcctGACGGAACCGGTGAACATGTGGAACCCTCTCTCTATcgtgctatgatcggatctctcatgtatcttacCGCTTCAAGGCCCGATATTATGTATCCAACATGTCTTCTTGCTCGTTACCAGTGTAATCCAAAGGTTTCTCATATGATGGCTGTTAAGAGGATTTTTCATTATCTGAAGGGTTGTCcagacaccggtctatggtatcctaaggatgataacttcacTTTGAttgcattcagtgattctgatcatggcggTTGCAAGATTGATGCAAAATCAACATCAACGGGATGTCAGTTTTTGGGGAATCGTCTAGTCACATGGCAATGTAAAAAAGCAAACTTGTGTAGCTACTTCAACCTGTGA